A DNA window from Phragmites australis chromosome 11, lpPhrAust1.1, whole genome shotgun sequence contains the following coding sequences:
- the LOC133884021 gene encoding uncharacterized protein LOC133884021 — MAQFNELKQSMEELTNNFQALMARLQDPPRDNANGSHHEDEVDETEEEAAARRAREQRRHRERAAANARRPPLSGRGNGGRGAGRDHERGLGLEESGSEEEEDNEVDQPHHDDRRRHRGNRGRNQPNEERFGKLKFTMPKYDGGSDPEAYLTWELKVDKIFRLHNYSEQKKMAMAALEFDGYALIWWEQMLNDREEAGQGDVRSWAEMKREMRARFVPKHYRRDLFDKLQNLKQGSLSVDEYYKEMEKAMIRANIYEDEEQSIARFMSGLHHNIQRIVEFQQYRNLIELVHQASKAERQLQQDMKSNRGVSFSSRSAPSGSKFTPRGSASRGSISNSSGGARSRNFGASSGKELAAPNERNKSANSSSTSVGSSTKSSGIQCFKCGGRGHVIKECPNNRTIIVNDQGEYESASDEEHEEIEEEGNLEQDICEFETGAALVVTQILSVQMSEAENGQRHNLFQTRAKVEDKVCKVIIDGGSCHNLASKEMVEKLGLKLLKHPHPYHVQWLNNSGSIKIAHRVKIPFKIGEYIDTVECDVAPMTVCHMLLGRPWQYDRIVARVLQEYEDVFPEETPAGLPPLRGIEHQIDLIPGAALPNRPAYRTNPEETKEIQRQVQALLDKGYVRESLSPCAVPVILVLKKDSSWRMCVDCSGIQVDESKVKAIKDWPTPENVSQVRSFHGLTGFYRRFVRDFSTIAAPLNKLTKKGVAFQWGEPQEKAFQELKKKLSEAPLLVLPDFTKTFEVECDASGIGIGGVLMQNGQPVAYFSEKLGEAQLNYSVYDKELYALVRALETWQHYLWPKEFIIHSDHEALKYLKGQAKLNRRYAKWIEFIETFPYGVKYKKGKENIVADALSRKHDVFLFRANKLCVPSCSVRLLLLQETHSGGLMGHFGWKKTYEMLTDHFYWPKMRRDVQRLVQRCVTCHKAKSKLNPHRLYTPLPVPNAPWEDISMDFVLGLPRTKRGRDSIFVVVDRFSKMAHFIPCHKSDDASHIASLFFRDIVRLHGMPKTIVSDRDTKFLSYFWKTLWTKLGTRLLFSTTCHPQTDGQTKVVNRTLSMLLRALIKKNLKEWEECLPHVEFAYNRAVHSTTNMCPFEVVYGFKPLAPVDLLPLPLKERNLVWVHLRKDSFPEKRKSKFMPQGDGPFRVLSKINDNAYKIELPEDYGVSRSFNVADLTPFFGLEGSESRTTPIQEGEDDEDIPTMQTSGIEPS; from the exons ATGGCACAATTCAACGAGttgaagcaaagcatggaagagctAACGAACAATTTTCAAGCACTTATGGCCCGTTTGCAGGATCCACCTCGTGATAACGCAAATGGAAGTCatcatgaagatgaagttgatgaAACGGAAGAAGAAGCTGCTGCTCGACGTGCAAGAGAACAGCGAAGACATAGAGAGCGAGCtgctgcaaatgcaagaagacCTCCACTTTCAGGACGTGGAAATGGTGGTAGAGGTGCTGGTCGTGACCATGAGAGAGGTCTTGGACTAGAGGAAAGTGGgagtgaagaggaagaagacaatgaGGTTGATCAGCCCCATCATGATGACCGTCGACGTCACCGCGGGAATCGTGGGCGTAATCAGCCCAACGAGGAGAGGTTTGGCAAGTTAAAATTCACCATGCCCAAGTATGATGGAGGGTCTGATCCTGAAGCATATCTTACATGGGAGTTGAAGGTGGATAAAATTTTTCGCTTGCACAACTATTCTGAGCAGAAGAAGATGGCCATGGCTGCTCTTGAGTTCGATGGCTATGCTCTAATCTGGTGGGAGCAAATGCTAAATGATAGAGAAGAAGCTGGCCAAGGTGATGTCCGTTCATGGGCtgaaatgaagagagaaatgaggGCAAGATTTGTCCCCAAACATTATCGTCGTGATCTTTTTGACAAGCTACAGAATCTGAAGCAAGGAAGCCTTAGTGTTGATGAGTATTATAaagaaatggagaaggcaaTGATTAGAGCCAATatatatgaagatgaagagcaatCAATTGCACGTTTTATGTCAGGGCTGCATCATAATATTCAGCGTATTGTTGAATTTCAGCAGTACCGCAATCTTATTGAGTTGGTCCATCAAGCAAGCAAAGCTGAACGACAGTTACAGCAGGACATGAAGTCCAATAGAGGAGTATCTTTCAGCTCGAGAAGTGCCCCAAGTGGAAGCAAATTCACACCACGAGGTAGTGCAAGTAGAGGTTCAATTTCCAACTCAAGTGGTGGTGCACGCTCAAGGAATTTTGGTGCTTCTAGTGGTAAAGAGTTGGCTGCTCCAAATGAGAGGAACAAATCAGCAAACTCATCATCTACTTCAGTGGGTTCTTCCACCAAGAGTAGTGGGATTCAATGCTTCAAGTgtggtggtcgtggtcatgTTATAAAGGAGTGTCCAAATAATCGGACCATTATTGTAAATGACCAAGGAGAGTATGAATCTGCTAGtgatgaagaacatgaagagattGAAGAGGAAGGTAATCTGGAGCAGGACATCTGTGAATTTGAAACTGGAGCTGCTCTTGTTGTAACTCAAATTTTGAGTGTGCAAATGAGTGAAGCTGAAAATGGACAGCGGCATAATCTTTTCCAAACCAGAGCCAAGGTTGAAGACAAGGTGTGTAAagtaatcattgatggtggaaGCTGCCACAATCTTGCTAGCAAGGAAATGGTTGAAAAGCTTGGTTTAAAGCTGCTAAAACATCCTCATCCTTATCATGTGCAATGGCTAAATAATTCAGGTTCAATTAAGATTGCACATAGAGTAAAAATTCCTTTCAAGATTGGTGAATATATTGACACCGTGGAGTGTGATGTGGCACCCATGACAGTGTGTCATATGCTGCTAGGAAGACCATGGCAATATGATCG TATTGTTGCACGTGTGTTACAGGAATATGAAGATGTTTTTCCAGAGGAGACACCTGCTGGACTTCCTCCCTTgcgtggcattgaacatcaaattgatctcaTCCCTGGAGCTGCACTTCCGAACCGTCCAGCATACCGCACCAAccctgaagaaacaaaggaaattcaAAGGCAAGTACAAGCACTTTTAGATAAAGGTTATGTGCGTGAAAGTTTAAGTCCTTGCGCTGTACCTGTGATTTTGGTGCTAAAGAAAGATAGTTCCTGGAGAATGTGTGTGGACT GTTCAGGAATTCAAGTTGATGAATCAAAGGTGAAAGCAATCAAGGATTGGCCGACTCCTGAAAATGTAAGTCAGGTGAGAAGTTTCCATGGACTTACTGGTTTTTACAGGagatttgtgagagatttcagcactatagctgctccattaaataagttgacaaagaaaggtgttgcCTTCCAATGGGGTGAACCACAAGAGAAAGCTttccaagaattgaagaaaaaattatCCGAAGCCCCCTTGCTTGTGTTGCCGGATTTCACTAAAACCTTTGAGgttgaatgtgatgcaagtgggATTGGGATTGGAGGCGTTCTCATGCAAAACGGacagcccgttgcatacttcaGTGAGAAGTTGGGAGAAGCACAACTAAACTATTCGGTATATgacaaggagttgtatgctttggtAAGAGCACTTGAGACTTGGCAACATTACTTATGGCCAAAAGAATTTATTATTCATTCAGATCATGAGGCTTTGAAGTATTTAAAGGGCCAAGCAAAACTGAACCGTAGATATGCTAAATGGATTGAATTCATAGAAACTTTTCCATATGGTGTGaaatacaagaaaggtaaagaaaacattgttgctgatgctttgtcccGTAAA catgatgtatttttgtttagagctaacaaaTTGTGTGTTCCAAGTTGCTCTGTTAGActcttgttgttacaggaaACACATTCAGGTGGTCTGATGGGTCACTTTGGATGGAAAAAGACATATGAGATGCTTACTGACCATTTCTATTGGCcgaagatgagaagagatgttcAACGGCTTGTGCAAAGATGCGTCACCTGtcacaaagctaagtcaaaacTAAACCCCCATAGATTATATACTCCCTTGCCTGTTCCTAATGCTCCTTGGGAAGATATtagcatggattttgttttaggattacctaggacaaagagggggagggattcaatatttgttgttgttgatcgattctctaaaatggcacattttataccttgtcataaaagcgATGATGCTTCCCACATAGCCTCTCTATTTTTCAGGGATATTGTGAGATTACATGGCATGCCCAAAACGATTGTTTCCGACCGCGACACCAAGTTTTTGAGCTACTTCTGGAAGACATTGTGGACCAAGCTAGGGACAAGGCTGCTGTTTTCCACCACATGCCACCCTCAAACGGATGGGCAAACTAAAGTAGTGAATAGAACACTTTCTATGCTGCTGCGAGCCTTgatcaagaagaacttgaaagAATGGGAAGAGTGCTTGCCACATGTGGAATTCGCGTACAACAGGGCAGTACACTCTACAACTAATATGTGTCCCTTTGAAGTTGTATATGGTTTCAAACCACTCGCTCCTGTCGATTTGTTGCCTCTACCATTGAAGGAAAGGA ATTTAGTGTGGGTACACCTTCGCAAAGACAGCTTTCCAGAGAAGCGCAAATCCAAATTTATGCCACAAGGAGATGGTCCATTCAGAGTGCTGtccaagatcaatgataatgcttatAAGATTGAGCTCCCTGAAGATTATGGTGTTAGCAGATCCTTCAATGTTGCTGACTTAACACCATTCTTCGGACTAGAAGGAtcagagtcgaggacgactcctattcaagagggggaggatgatgaggacatcccaaccatgcagacctcgg ggattgagccttcttga
- the LOC133884412 gene encoding leucine-rich repeat receptor protein kinase HPCA1-like isoform X1, translated as MMRERQQLLMLLFVLSVGGSRIASADTNPQDAAALKSLMKKWTNLPASWGKSNDPCGAKWDGIVCNSNSRVTSLNLFGINMKGTLSDDIGSLTELRVLDLSSNIELGGPLPAAIGKLVKLEYLVLISCSFSGPVPSELGNLSQLIFLALNSNKFTGSIPPSLGKLSRVTWLDLADNQLTGPLPNSRDNGTGLDQLIKAEHFHLNQNTLQGSIPESLFNSSMALKHILFDRNNFSGPIPASVGVLPKLEILRLNNNSFTGQVPALNNLTKLHVLMLSNNKLSGMIPNLTGMTSLENVDISNNNFVSSEVPSWLSDLINIITLTMQSVGLSGQLPQKLFSFPKLQNVVLSDNQLNGTLDMGNNISKELDLVDIQNNKISSVTVYNSIKFQSLKLEGNPLCNNSLLSDTTPCTGKQTEAPPPPLFVDVQCANPFIETIVFRAPSFANVLEYLHQLESNLSRQLSSCTPNRLALVPYSNEDAYLNVDIKACPVNQKKFNYSQILNCFNLTLQSYKPPEKFGPYYVMAHPYPFHDKVSRALLIGIVTGSVLLVVGLTLVGFYAMRQKKRAQRLVSINNPFASWGSMGEDIGEAPKLKSARFFTLEELKLYTNDFREINAIGAGGYGRVYRGKLPDGQLIAIKRSKEGSMQGGLEFKTEIELLSRVHHKNLVGLVGFCFEKGERMLVYEFIPNGTLSEALYGMKGIQLDWSRRLKIALDSAKGLAYLHDHANPPIIHRDVKSTNILLDEKMTAKVADFGLSLLVSDSEEGQLCTNVKGTLGYLDPEYYMTQQLTAKSDVYSFGVVLLELIMAKPPIHENKYIVREVKMVLDMEDGMYCGLKDVMDPVLQKMGGFLGFPRFLKLALQCVQDTAADRPSMNTIVREIEVIMQDNGFTSASMSTSSSFSIESKTMKVAPKYPYSNASTSSTTFDMDSRAFEYSGMFPSSNGSLKNRGT; from the exons ATGATGAGGGAGAGGCAGCAGCTGCTCATGCTGCTGTTCGTCTTGAGCGTCGGCGGATCAAGAATCGCCTCCGCCGACACCAACCCGCAAGATG CGGCTGCTCTCAAATccttgatgaagaaatggacAAATTTGCCTGCTAGCTGGGGGAAGTCCAATGATCCTTGCGGTGCGAAATGGGATGGAATTGTATGCAACAGCAACTCAAGGGTCACGTCACT AAATCTATTCGGGATAAACATGAAAGGCACTCTAAGCGATGATATAGGAAGCCTGACTGAACTAAGGGTCTT GGATCTGTCTTCCAACATTGAACTCGGTGGCCCACTGCCAGCTGCTATTGGGAAGTTGGTTAAGCTTGAATATTT AGTATTGATAAGTTGCAGTTTCAGCGGTCCTGTTCCAAGTGAACTAGGCAACCTGTCACAGCTCATATTCTT AGCTCTGAACTCAAACAAATTCACGGGCAGCATCCCGCCCTCGTTAGGCAAGCTCTCCAGGGTCACTTGGTTAGACCTCGCTGATAACCAGTTGACCGGACCGCTCCCAAACTCTAGGGACAACGGAACTGGATTGGACCAGCTTATTAAGGCAGAACACTT TCATCTCAATCAAAATACGCTGCAAGGCTCTATCCCGGAATCTCTCTTCAACTCCAGCATGGCCCTCAAGCATAT ACTTTTTGACAGGAATAATTTTAGTGGACCGATTCCAGCATCTGTTGGGGTACTTCCAAAACTTGAAATACT CCGTCTAAACAACAACAGTTTCACAGGTCAAGTTCCTGCTCTCAACAACCTGACTAAGCTCCATGTTCT AATGCTTTCAAATAACAAGCTAAGTGGAATGATTCCTAATTTGACCGGAATGACCTCGCTAGAAAATGT GGATATCAGCAACAACAACTTTGTTTCTTCTGAAGTTCCAAGCTGGTTGTCAGATTTGATAAACATAATTACCCT TACAATGCAGTCAGTTGGGCTTTCTGGGCAACTTCCGCAGAAACTTTTCAGCTTTCCTAAATTGCAAAATGT CGTACTGAGTGATAATCAACTGAATGGCACTCTTGACATGGGCAACAACATTAGCAAGGAACTAGATCTAGTCGATATTCAAAACAACAAAATTTCCTCAGTCACGGTGTACAACAGCATAAAATTCCAAAGCCTCAA GCTTGAAGGAAACCCACTCTGTAATAATTCTCTTCTGTCAGACACAACACCATGCACGGGCAAGCAAACTgaagctccacctccacctctttTCGttgatgtccagtgtgcaaatCCTTTTATCGAAACTATCGTCTTCAGAGCTCCTTCTTTTGCCAATGTCCTCGAGTACCTTCATCAACTGGAGAGTAACCTCTCGAGACAACTGAGCAGCTGTACCCCAAACCGGCTAGCTTTAGTACCGTACTCCAACGAAGATGCGTACCTAAATGTGGATATCAAGGCATGCCCAGTAAACCAGAAGAAGTTCAACTACTCCCAGATATTGAACTGCTTCAACCTGACCCTTCAGAGTTACAAGCCACCCGAGAAGTTCGGACCTTACTATGTGATGGCGCATCCTTACCCATTCCATGACAAAG TTTCTCGAGCCTTGTTGATTGGTATCGTGACTGGATCTGTTCTCCTGGTTGTGGGGCTCACGCTGGTTGGATTTTACGCCATGCGACAGAAGAAGCGGGCTCAGAGGCTTGTCTCCATCAACAATCCTTTTG CATCATGGGGATCAATGGGAGAAGATATTGGTGAAGCGCCAAAATTGAAGAGTGCTAGATTCTTCACATTGGAAGAACTCAAGTTGTACACCAATGACTTCCGAGAAATCAACGCAATTGGAGCAGGGGGCTATGGAAGG GTGTACCGAGGAAAACTTCCGGATGGGCAGTTAATAGCAATCAAGAGATCCAAGGAAGGGTCCATGCAGGGTGGCCTTGAGTTCAAGACAGAAATAGAACTCCTTTCCAGGGTTCATCACAAGAACTTGGTTGGACTGGTTGGTTTCTGCTTCGAGAAGGGAGAAAGAATGCTTGTTTACGAGTTCATACCTAATGGAACACTAAGCGAGGCCCTATACG GTATGAAAGGAATACAATTGGACTGGAGCAGGAGGCTCAAGATAGCTCTGGATTCAGCTAAAGGGCTAGCTTACCTCCATGATCATGCCAATCCTCCAATAATTCACAGAGATGTGAAGTCCACCAACATTCTCCTGGATGAGAAGATGACCGCAAAGGTCGCGGACTTCGGCCTGTCATTGCTGGTATCAGACAGTGAGGAGGGACAGCTCTGCACAAATGTCAAGGGAACACTA GGTTACCTAGACCCAGAGTACTACATGACGCAGCAGCTCACTGCGAAGAGCGATGTCTACAGCTTCGGTGTGGTACTGCTAGAGCTAATAATGGCCAAGCCACCGATACACGAGAACAAGTACATTGTCCGCGAGGTGAAGATGGTGCTAGACATGGAGGATGGCATGTACTGTGGGCTCAAGGATGTGATGGACCCAGTTCTTCAGAAAATGGGGGGCTTCCTTGGCTTCCCAAGGTTCCTAAAACTGGCACTGCAATGCGTACAAGACACAGCAGCTGATCGGCCGTCGATGAACACCATTGTGAGGGAGATTGAGGTGATAATGCAGGACAACGGGTTCACATCGGCCTCGATGTCGACAAGCTCTTCATTCAGCATTGAGTCAAAAACGATGAAGGTTGCCCCAAAATACCCTTACTCAAACGCATCCACATCGTCTACGACATTTGATATGGACAGCAGGGCCTTTGAGTACAGTGGGATGTTCCCTTCTTCTAACGGCAGTTTGAAGAACAGGGGCACATAG
- the LOC133884412 gene encoding leucine-rich repeat receptor protein kinase HPCA1-like isoform X2 yields MKKWTNLPASWGKSNDPCGAKWDGIVCNSNSRVTSLNLFGINMKGTLSDDIGSLTELRVLDLSSNIELGGPLPAAIGKLVKLEYLVLISCSFSGPVPSELGNLSQLIFLALNSNKFTGSIPPSLGKLSRVTWLDLADNQLTGPLPNSRDNGTGLDQLIKAEHFHLNQNTLQGSIPESLFNSSMALKHILFDRNNFSGPIPASVGVLPKLEILRLNNNSFTGQVPALNNLTKLHVLMLSNNKLSGMIPNLTGMTSLENVDISNNNFVSSEVPSWLSDLINIITLTMQSVGLSGQLPQKLFSFPKLQNVVLSDNQLNGTLDMGNNISKELDLVDIQNNKISSVTVYNSIKFQSLKLEGNPLCNNSLLSDTTPCTGKQTEAPPPPLFVDVQCANPFIETIVFRAPSFANVLEYLHQLESNLSRQLSSCTPNRLALVPYSNEDAYLNVDIKACPVNQKKFNYSQILNCFNLTLQSYKPPEKFGPYYVMAHPYPFHDKVSRALLIGIVTGSVLLVVGLTLVGFYAMRQKKRAQRLVSINNPFASWGSMGEDIGEAPKLKSARFFTLEELKLYTNDFREINAIGAGGYGRVYRGKLPDGQLIAIKRSKEGSMQGGLEFKTEIELLSRVHHKNLVGLVGFCFEKGERMLVYEFIPNGTLSEALYGMKGIQLDWSRRLKIALDSAKGLAYLHDHANPPIIHRDVKSTNILLDEKMTAKVADFGLSLLVSDSEEGQLCTNVKGTLGYLDPEYYMTQQLTAKSDVYSFGVVLLELIMAKPPIHENKYIVREVKMVLDMEDGMYCGLKDVMDPVLQKMGGFLGFPRFLKLALQCVQDTAADRPSMNTIVREIEVIMQDNGFTSASMSTSSSFSIESKTMKVAPKYPYSNASTSSTTFDMDSRAFEYSGMFPSSNGSLKNRGT; encoded by the exons atgaagaaatggacAAATTTGCCTGCTAGCTGGGGGAAGTCCAATGATCCTTGCGGTGCGAAATGGGATGGAATTGTATGCAACAGCAACTCAAGGGTCACGTCACT AAATCTATTCGGGATAAACATGAAAGGCACTCTAAGCGATGATATAGGAAGCCTGACTGAACTAAGGGTCTT GGATCTGTCTTCCAACATTGAACTCGGTGGCCCACTGCCAGCTGCTATTGGGAAGTTGGTTAAGCTTGAATATTT AGTATTGATAAGTTGCAGTTTCAGCGGTCCTGTTCCAAGTGAACTAGGCAACCTGTCACAGCTCATATTCTT AGCTCTGAACTCAAACAAATTCACGGGCAGCATCCCGCCCTCGTTAGGCAAGCTCTCCAGGGTCACTTGGTTAGACCTCGCTGATAACCAGTTGACCGGACCGCTCCCAAACTCTAGGGACAACGGAACTGGATTGGACCAGCTTATTAAGGCAGAACACTT TCATCTCAATCAAAATACGCTGCAAGGCTCTATCCCGGAATCTCTCTTCAACTCCAGCATGGCCCTCAAGCATAT ACTTTTTGACAGGAATAATTTTAGTGGACCGATTCCAGCATCTGTTGGGGTACTTCCAAAACTTGAAATACT CCGTCTAAACAACAACAGTTTCACAGGTCAAGTTCCTGCTCTCAACAACCTGACTAAGCTCCATGTTCT AATGCTTTCAAATAACAAGCTAAGTGGAATGATTCCTAATTTGACCGGAATGACCTCGCTAGAAAATGT GGATATCAGCAACAACAACTTTGTTTCTTCTGAAGTTCCAAGCTGGTTGTCAGATTTGATAAACATAATTACCCT TACAATGCAGTCAGTTGGGCTTTCTGGGCAACTTCCGCAGAAACTTTTCAGCTTTCCTAAATTGCAAAATGT CGTACTGAGTGATAATCAACTGAATGGCACTCTTGACATGGGCAACAACATTAGCAAGGAACTAGATCTAGTCGATATTCAAAACAACAAAATTTCCTCAGTCACGGTGTACAACAGCATAAAATTCCAAAGCCTCAA GCTTGAAGGAAACCCACTCTGTAATAATTCTCTTCTGTCAGACACAACACCATGCACGGGCAAGCAAACTgaagctccacctccacctctttTCGttgatgtccagtgtgcaaatCCTTTTATCGAAACTATCGTCTTCAGAGCTCCTTCTTTTGCCAATGTCCTCGAGTACCTTCATCAACTGGAGAGTAACCTCTCGAGACAACTGAGCAGCTGTACCCCAAACCGGCTAGCTTTAGTACCGTACTCCAACGAAGATGCGTACCTAAATGTGGATATCAAGGCATGCCCAGTAAACCAGAAGAAGTTCAACTACTCCCAGATATTGAACTGCTTCAACCTGACCCTTCAGAGTTACAAGCCACCCGAGAAGTTCGGACCTTACTATGTGATGGCGCATCCTTACCCATTCCATGACAAAG TTTCTCGAGCCTTGTTGATTGGTATCGTGACTGGATCTGTTCTCCTGGTTGTGGGGCTCACGCTGGTTGGATTTTACGCCATGCGACAGAAGAAGCGGGCTCAGAGGCTTGTCTCCATCAACAATCCTTTTG CATCATGGGGATCAATGGGAGAAGATATTGGTGAAGCGCCAAAATTGAAGAGTGCTAGATTCTTCACATTGGAAGAACTCAAGTTGTACACCAATGACTTCCGAGAAATCAACGCAATTGGAGCAGGGGGCTATGGAAGG GTGTACCGAGGAAAACTTCCGGATGGGCAGTTAATAGCAATCAAGAGATCCAAGGAAGGGTCCATGCAGGGTGGCCTTGAGTTCAAGACAGAAATAGAACTCCTTTCCAGGGTTCATCACAAGAACTTGGTTGGACTGGTTGGTTTCTGCTTCGAGAAGGGAGAAAGAATGCTTGTTTACGAGTTCATACCTAATGGAACACTAAGCGAGGCCCTATACG GTATGAAAGGAATACAATTGGACTGGAGCAGGAGGCTCAAGATAGCTCTGGATTCAGCTAAAGGGCTAGCTTACCTCCATGATCATGCCAATCCTCCAATAATTCACAGAGATGTGAAGTCCACCAACATTCTCCTGGATGAGAAGATGACCGCAAAGGTCGCGGACTTCGGCCTGTCATTGCTGGTATCAGACAGTGAGGAGGGACAGCTCTGCACAAATGTCAAGGGAACACTA GGTTACCTAGACCCAGAGTACTACATGACGCAGCAGCTCACTGCGAAGAGCGATGTCTACAGCTTCGGTGTGGTACTGCTAGAGCTAATAATGGCCAAGCCACCGATACACGAGAACAAGTACATTGTCCGCGAGGTGAAGATGGTGCTAGACATGGAGGATGGCATGTACTGTGGGCTCAAGGATGTGATGGACCCAGTTCTTCAGAAAATGGGGGGCTTCCTTGGCTTCCCAAGGTTCCTAAAACTGGCACTGCAATGCGTACAAGACACAGCAGCTGATCGGCCGTCGATGAACACCATTGTGAGGGAGATTGAGGTGATAATGCAGGACAACGGGTTCACATCGGCCTCGATGTCGACAAGCTCTTCATTCAGCATTGAGTCAAAAACGATGAAGGTTGCCCCAAAATACCCTTACTCAAACGCATCCACATCGTCTACGACATTTGATATGGACAGCAGGGCCTTTGAGTACAGTGGGATGTTCCCTTCTTCTAACGGCAGTTTGAAGAACAGGGGCACATAG